The DNA sequence AATTGCGCGTTTGCTCGCGGTCAATTACGAGTGGCTCGCAACCGGGCATGGGTCCATGCGCGGGCGCGCTGTCAAGGGGCGTCAAAACACGACGATCACCCCGGAAGAGCAGGAGCTGCTCGCGCTATTCAGCCACTTCTCCGCGACCGCCCGCCGCGCCCTGATCGATTTTTTGC is a window from the Candidatus Macondimonas diazotrophica genome containing:
- a CDS encoding helix-turn-helix domain-containing protein; this translates as MTIGQRIQQARERTGISQTRLAQLLGVTRSACSQWESGSGTSPRRDRLEQIARLLAVNYEWLATGHGSMRGRAVKGRQNTTITPEEQELLALFSHFSATARRALIDFLRALS